In Perca fluviatilis chromosome 11, GENO_Pfluv_1.0, whole genome shotgun sequence, the following proteins share a genomic window:
- the LOC120567872 gene encoding tripartite motif-containing protein 16-like has protein sequence MAQKGLHLDMENFSCSICLDLLKEPVTTPCGHNYCMNCIKSHWDGEDHKNIHSCPQCRQMFTPRPVLLKNTMLADLVEELKKTGLQAAPADHCYAGAEDVVCDFCTGRKLKAHKSCLMCLMSYCDKHLQPHYDVPQLKKHKLVEPSKKLQENICSHHDEVMKIFCRTDQQLICYLCLMDEHKGHDTVPAAAERTERQKKLKGSPLKIQQRIQDREKDVKLLQQQVEAMNLSADKAVEDSEKIFTELIRLMEKRSSDVKQQVRSQQEREVSRVKDLQEKLEQEITELKKLSHTEDHNQFLNNYPSPSPLSQSASSIDVRPLSCFEDVIAAVSEVRDKLQDVLREKWTNCSLTGTEVDVLVPQPEPKTRADFLKYSRDITLDPNTANTHLLLSDGNRKATYMRQHQLYSSHPDRFTVWPQVLSREGLTGRGYWEVERRGEGVHVAVAYKNISRAGEDCGFGENDKSWAFDCENNSHSFWYNNVQTPISGPVSSRVGVYLDHSAGILSFYSVSETMTLLHRVQTTFTQPLYAGLYLYYGHTAEFCKLK, from the coding sequence ATGGCGCAGAAAGGACTTCACCTGGACATGGAAAATTTCTCctgttccatctgtctggatctatTGAAGGAGCCGGTGActactccctgtggacacaactactgcatgaactgtattaaaagccactggGATGGAGAGGATCATAagaacatccacagctgtcctcagtGCAGGCAGATgttcacaccgaggcctgtcctgctgaaaaacaccatgttagcagatttagtggaggagctgaagaagactggactccaagctgctcctgctgatcactgctatgctggagctgaagatgtggtCTGTGATTTCTGCACTGGGAGAAAACTGAAAGCACACAAGTCCTGTTTGATGTGTCTGATGTCTTACTGTGATAAACACCTCCAGCCTCATTATGATGTTCCTCAactaaagaaacacaagctggtggagccctccaagaagctccaggagaacaTCTGCTCTCAtcatgatgaggtgatgaagattttctgccgtactgatcagcagcttatctgttatctctgcttaatggatgaacataaaggccacgacacagttccagctgcagcagaaaggactgagaggcagaaaaagcTCAAGGGGAGTCCACTAAAgatccagcagagaatccaggacagagagaaagatgtgaagctgcttcaacagcaggTGGAGGCCATGAATCTCTCTgctgataaagcagtggaggacagcgagaAGATCTTCACTGAGCTAATCCGTCTCatggagaaaagaagctctgatgtgaagcagcaggtcagatcccagcagGAAAGAGAAGTGAGTCGAGTCAAAGAccttcaggagaagctggagcaggagatcactgagctgaagaagctctcacacacagaggatcacaaccAGTTTCTAAATAACTACCCCTCACCgtcaccactcagccaatcagcatccagcATCGATGTCCgtcctctgagctgctttgaggacgtgatagcggccgtgtcagaagtcagagataaactacaggaTGTCCTGAGAGAGAAGTGGACAAACTGctcactgacagggactgaGGTGGACGTTTTAGTGCCACAACCAGAGCCCAAAACCAGAGCTGacttcttaaaatattcacgtgacatcacactggatccaaacactgcaaacacacatctgttattatctgatgggaacaggaaagcaacatATATGAGACAACATCAGCTttattctagtcacccagacagattcactgTATGGcctcaggtcctgagtagagaggGTCTGACTGGACGtggttactgggaggtggagaggagaggggaaggAGTACAtgtagcagtcgcatacaagaatatcagcagagcaggggaggattgtggatttggagaaaatgacaaatcttgggcATTTGATTGTGAGAATAATAGTCATTCATTTTGGTACAACAATGTCCAAACTCCCATCTCAGGTCCTgtgtcctccagagtaggagtgtacctggatcacagtgcaggtattctgtccttctacagcgtctctgaaaccatgactctcctccacagagtccagaccacattcactcagccgctcTATGCGGGACTTTATCTTTATTATGGACACACAGCTGAGTtttgtaaactgaaatag